In one window of Myxocyprinus asiaticus isolate MX2 ecotype Aquarium Trade chromosome 43, UBuf_Myxa_2, whole genome shotgun sequence DNA:
- the smad4a gene encoding mothers against decapentaplegic homolog 4a isoform X2, with translation MSITNTPTSNDACLSIVHSLMCHRQGGESETFAKRAIESLVKKLKEKKDELDSLITAITTNGAHPSKCVTIQRTLDGRLQVAGRKGFPHVIYARLWRWPDLHKNELKHVKYCQFAFDLKCDSVCVNPYHYERVVSPGIDLSGLTLSCSGPPSLMVKDEYDYDGQQSLPSTEGHIQTIQHPPSRPVTQEPFNTPAMLPPAEGNTSASTSAFSSIAVGSTNATSTWTRNSNFTPSVPYHQNGHLQHHPPMAHPAHYWPVHNEIAFQPPISNHPVPEYWCSIAYFEMDVQVGETFKVPSSCPIVTVDGYVDPSGGDRFCLGQLSNVHRTEAIERARLHIGKGVQLECKGEGDVWVRCLSDHAVFVQSYYLDREAGRAPGDAVHKIYPSAYIKVFDLRQCHRQMQQQAATAQAAAAAQAAAVAGNIPGPGSVGGIAPAISLSAAAGIGVDDLRRLCILRMSFVKGWGPDYPRQSIKETPCWIEIHLHRALQLLDEVLHTMPIADPTPLD, from the exons ATGTCCATTACAAACACACCGACCAGTAACGATGCCTGTTTGAGCATCGTCCACAGTCTGATGTGTCACAGACAGGGCGGCGAGAGCGAGACGTTCGCTAAACGGGCCATCGAGAGTCTGGTTAAGAAACTGAAGGAGAAGAAAGACGAGTTGGATTCTCTCATCACGGCCATCACCACTAACGGCGCTCATCCCAGCAAATGTGTCACCATACAGCGCACACTAGACGGACGACTGCAG GTGGCTGGGCGTAAAGGGTTTCCTCATGTCATTTACGCACGGTTATGGCGATGGCCAGACCTTCATAAGAACGAGTTGAAGCATGTCAAGTACTGCCAGTTTGCCTTTGACCTGAAATGTGACAGCGTGTGCGTGAACCCCTACCATTACGAGCGGGTGGTGTCTCCAGGAATAG ACTTATCTGGACTTACACTATCATGCTCAG GTCCGCCATCCCTGATGGTAAAGGACGAGTATGATTATGATGGTCAGCAGTCTCTGCCGAGCACTGAGGGTCACATTCAGACGATTCAACACCCTCCGTCCAGACCGGTGACCCAAGAGCCCTTCAACACACCAGCGATGCTGCCACCAGCAGAGGGCAACACATCAGCCTCCACGTCTGCCTTCTCCAGTATCGCTGTGGGATCCACAA ATGCCACCTCCACCTGGACGAGGAACAGTAACTTCACCCCTAGTGTGCCTTATCATCAGAACGGGCATCTTCAGCATCATCCACCCATGGCCCATCCAGCACACTACT GGCCTGTTCACAATGAAATAGCATTTCAGCCACCGATATCCAACCACCCTG TTCCTGAGTACTGGTGCTCCATCGCTTATTTTGAGATGGACGTTCAGGTGGGCGAGACCTTTAAGGTTCCCTCCTCCTGTCCAATCGTCACTGTGGACGGGTATGTGGACCCCTCTGGAGGAGATCGGTTCTGCCTCGGTCAGCTGAGTAATGTCCACAGAACGGAGGCCATTGAGAGGGCACG GCTCCACATCGGGAAAGGCGTCCAGCTGGAGTGTAAGGGTGAGGGAGACGTGTGGGTTCGTTGTCTTAGCGATCATGCTGTCTTTGTCCAGAGCTACTATTTGGACCGGGAGGCCGGTCGTGCTCCTGGCGATGCTGTACACAAGATTTACCCCAGTGCATACATCAAG GTGTTTGATTTGCGTCAGTGTCACAGACAGATGCAACAGCAGGCGGCTACAGCACAGGCAGCGGCTGCAGCGCAGGCAGCAGCAGTCGCAGGAAACATCCCCGGCCCGGGATCTGTGGGAGGAATCGCACCTGCAATCA GTTTGTCTGCGGCCGCTGGTATCGGCGTGGACGACCTCCGCCGCCTCTGCATCTTGCGTATGAGTTTCGTCAAGGGCTGGGGTCCAGATTACCCACGGCAGAGCATTAAAGAGACGCCCTGCTGGATTGAGATTCACCTGCACCGTGCACTGCAGCTACTGGACGAGGTTCTGCACACCATGCCCATTGCCGACCCGACACCATTAGACTGA
- the smad4a gene encoding mothers against decapentaplegic homolog 4a isoform X1 produces the protein MSITNTPTSNDACLSIVHSLMCHRQGGESETFAKRAIESLVKKLKEKKDELDSLITAITTNGAHPSKCVTIQRTLDGRLQVAGRKGFPHVIYARLWRWPDLHKNELKHVKYCQFAFDLKCDSVCVNPYHYERVVSPGIDLSGLTLSCSGPPSLMVKDEYDYDGQQSLPSTEGHIQTIQHPPSRPVTQEPFNTPAMLPPAEGNTSASTSAFSSIAVGSTTQSSSVLSGTHSTEGLLQISSGTAQGSQQNGFPPGQTSTYHHNATSTWTRNSNFTPSVPYHQNGHLQHHPPMAHPAHYWPVHNEIAFQPPISNHPVPEYWCSIAYFEMDVQVGETFKVPSSCPIVTVDGYVDPSGGDRFCLGQLSNVHRTEAIERARLHIGKGVQLECKGEGDVWVRCLSDHAVFVQSYYLDREAGRAPGDAVHKIYPSAYIKVFDLRQCHRQMQQQAATAQAAAAAQAAAVAGNIPGPGSVGGIAPAISLSAAAGIGVDDLRRLCILRMSFVKGWGPDYPRQSIKETPCWIEIHLHRALQLLDEVLHTMPIADPTPLD, from the exons ATGTCCATTACAAACACACCGACCAGTAACGATGCCTGTTTGAGCATCGTCCACAGTCTGATGTGTCACAGACAGGGCGGCGAGAGCGAGACGTTCGCTAAACGGGCCATCGAGAGTCTGGTTAAGAAACTGAAGGAGAAGAAAGACGAGTTGGATTCTCTCATCACGGCCATCACCACTAACGGCGCTCATCCCAGCAAATGTGTCACCATACAGCGCACACTAGACGGACGACTGCAG GTGGCTGGGCGTAAAGGGTTTCCTCATGTCATTTACGCACGGTTATGGCGATGGCCAGACCTTCATAAGAACGAGTTGAAGCATGTCAAGTACTGCCAGTTTGCCTTTGACCTGAAATGTGACAGCGTGTGCGTGAACCCCTACCATTACGAGCGGGTGGTGTCTCCAGGAATAG ACTTATCTGGACTTACACTATCATGCTCAG GTCCGCCATCCCTGATGGTAAAGGACGAGTATGATTATGATGGTCAGCAGTCTCTGCCGAGCACTGAGGGTCACATTCAGACGATTCAACACCCTCCGTCCAGACCGGTGACCCAAGAGCCCTTCAACACACCAGCGATGCTGCCACCAGCAGAGGGCAACACATCAGCCTCCACGTCTGCCTTCTCCAGTATCGCTGTGGGATCCACAA CTCAGTCCAGTAGTGTTCTCTCAGGAACTCATAGCACTGAGGGCCTTCTTCAGATATCTTCAGGCACAGCTCAGGGCTCACAGCAGAATGGTTTCCCCCCAGGCCAGACCTCCACATACCATCACA ATGCCACCTCCACCTGGACGAGGAACAGTAACTTCACCCCTAGTGTGCCTTATCATCAGAACGGGCATCTTCAGCATCATCCACCCATGGCCCATCCAGCACACTACT GGCCTGTTCACAATGAAATAGCATTTCAGCCACCGATATCCAACCACCCTG TTCCTGAGTACTGGTGCTCCATCGCTTATTTTGAGATGGACGTTCAGGTGGGCGAGACCTTTAAGGTTCCCTCCTCCTGTCCAATCGTCACTGTGGACGGGTATGTGGACCCCTCTGGAGGAGATCGGTTCTGCCTCGGTCAGCTGAGTAATGTCCACAGAACGGAGGCCATTGAGAGGGCACG GCTCCACATCGGGAAAGGCGTCCAGCTGGAGTGTAAGGGTGAGGGAGACGTGTGGGTTCGTTGTCTTAGCGATCATGCTGTCTTTGTCCAGAGCTACTATTTGGACCGGGAGGCCGGTCGTGCTCCTGGCGATGCTGTACACAAGATTTACCCCAGTGCATACATCAAG GTGTTTGATTTGCGTCAGTGTCACAGACAGATGCAACAGCAGGCGGCTACAGCACAGGCAGCGGCTGCAGCGCAGGCAGCAGCAGTCGCAGGAAACATCCCCGGCCCGGGATCTGTGGGAGGAATCGCACCTGCAATCA GTTTGTCTGCGGCCGCTGGTATCGGCGTGGACGACCTCCGCCGCCTCTGCATCTTGCGTATGAGTTTCGTCAAGGGCTGGGGTCCAGATTACCCACGGCAGAGCATTAAAGAGACGCCCTGCTGGATTGAGATTCACCTGCACCGTGCACTGCAGCTACTGGACGAGGTTCTGCACACCATGCCCATTGCCGACCCGACACCATTAGACTGA
- the LOC127433825 gene encoding bone morphogenetic protein 10-like gives MSLSGNICTLSFCVLLLCCSGLFSPVPSEDQHSIPGAFKAAVESSLLKQDDNVDMEDILGQFLHLLNFSDQGPLQRPRNSRIEPPEYMLELYNLFANDRTVMPSANIVRSFKNEDHSAHSVMSKSLRTHPLLFNISVPQHERVIKAELRLYTLLKRDARHHIRAEWKVTIFEMQRGGHCGNAADANDSAGEKDQRGMLELASNRIRRKDSGWEVFDLTKAVQHWKRSSSLTPRLVVHIENLNCDNAAITCRNTNEWNGRQFVDLDIDRNPNGKHEPALIVFSDDHQEGQRKLKQMVKEENELPGIDGHWTDEDEEQDEALLMQMRSNIIYDNAPRVRRSAKVEDCKRAELYVDFKDIGWDSWVVAPASYQAYTCRGSCNYPLAPEVTPTKHAIIQTLLNLKSPQKASQACCVPTKLQPISLLYENKNGVVVLKHKYEGMVVAECGCR, from the exons ATGAGTCTTTCTGGAAACATTTGCACCTTGAGCTTCTGTGTCCTGCTGTTGTGTTGCTCTGGTTTGTTCAGTCCAGTTCCATCTGAAGATCAACACTCAATTCCAGGAGCGTTCAAAGCTGCTGTGGAGTCTTCTCTTCTCAAGCAGGATGATAATGTGGATATGGAGGACATTCTGGGGCAGTTCCTCCACTTGTTAAACTTCTCAGATCAGGGGCCCCTGCAGAGGCCCCGAAACAGCCGCATTGAGCCACCGGAGTACATGCTGGAACTTTACAACCTCTTTGCCAATGACCGAACCGTCATGCCCTCAGCAAATATTGTGCGCAGTTTCAAGAATGAAg ATCACTCTGCACACAGTGTGATGAGCAAGAGCTTGCGAACGCACCCTCTTCTATTCAACATCTCTGTTCCGCAACATGAGCGTGTCATTAAAGCTGAACTGCGCCTGTACACACTTCTCAAGAGAGACGCACGGCACCATATCAGAGCGGAATGGAAGGTCACCATTTTTGAAATGCAGAGGGGTGGGCACTGCGGGAATGCTGCAGATGCCAATGACAGCGCAGGTGAGAAAGATCAGCGTGGAATGCTGGAGTTGGCATCAAATCGCATTCGTCGTAAGGACAGTGGCTGGGAGGTATTCGATCTGACAAAAGCTGTCCAGCACTGGAAAAGGTCAAGCAGTTTGACCCCAAGGCTGGTGGTTCATATTGAAAATCTGAATTGTGACAATGCTGCAATAACATGTAGGAATACGAATGAGTGGAATGGTCGGCAGTTTGTAGATCTGGACATTGACAGGAATCCGAATGGAAAACATGAGCCAGCGCTCATCGTCTTCTCAGATGATCATCAGGAAGGCCAGAGAAAACTCAAGCAGATGGTCAAAGAGGAGAATGAACTGCCCGGCATCGATGGACACTGGACGGATGAGGATGAAGAGCAGGACGAAGCGCTGTTAATGCAGATGCGCTCAAACATCATCTACGACAATGCTCCAAGAGTCCGTCGCAGTGCTAAAGTGGAGGACTGCAAGAGGGCCGAGCTGTATGTAGATTTCAAAGATATAGGCTGGGACTCGTGGGTTGTCGCCCCGGCCAGTTATCAAGCGTACACCTGCCGCGGTTCGTGTAACTATCCACTGGCTCCAGAAGTAACGCCAACCAAGCACGCCATCATCCAAACGCTTCTCAATCTGAAGAGTCCCCAGAAAGCCTCACAAGCATGCTGTGTGCCCACCAAGTTacagcccatctctctcctctatgaGAATAAAAACGGCGTTGTGGTTTTAAAACATAAGTATGAGGGAATGGTGGTTGCGGAATGTGGATGCAGATAA